The Sphingomicrobium aestuariivivum DNA window GCCCAAGCTCGTCGAGAGCGGCATGCTCATCGACCCCGAAGACGGGAACCGCGAGCCCTATGACCGCTTCCGCGGGCGGTTGATGATCCCGATCCGCGATCCGCGCGGGCGGGTCATCGCTTTCGGGGGGCGCATCCTCGGCCAGGGCGAGCCCAAATATCTCAACAGTCCCGAGACCCCGCTGTTCGACAAGGGGCGCCAGCTCTACAATCTCGACCGCGCCCAGGCCGCGGCGCGCAAGGCGGGCCGCGTCATCGTGGTCGAGGGCTATATGGACGTTATCGGGCTCGACCGTGCCGGTATCGGCGAGGCGGTCGCCCCGCTCGGCACCGCGCTGACCGAGGACCAGCTGCGGCTCCTGTGGCGCCTCACCCCCTCGCCCATCCTCTGCTTCGACGGCGATGCGGCGGGGCAGCGCGCCGCGATCCGCGCCGCCGAGCGCGCGCTGCCGCTGCTGGGCCCCGACCATAGCCTCAGCTTCGTCGAACTGCCCGAGGGGCAGGATCCCGACGACATCGTCCGTGACGGTGGTCCCGGCGCGTTCGAGAAACTGCTGGAGACCCCCGAGCCGCTGGTCGAGCGGCTGTGGCGCCACGAAATTGCCTCGGGTCCGCTCGACACGCCCGAACAGCGCGCCGGCCTCAAGCAGCGCCTGTTCGACCACGCCCGCTCGATCCAGAACCCCAGCCTGTCGCAGCTGTATCGTGACGACTGGCTCGCGCGTTTCGACAAGCTGGTCGGGCGCGAGCGCTCGCCAGGCCAGGGTGGCGGCGGCGGCGGTTTCCAGCGCAAGCAGTGGAAGAAGGACCGGAACGGGCGCTGGCAGCCCCCTGCCCCGCCCGTCGGCGAAGCCGCGCGAAAGGTCTCGGCCGAAGGGGTCGAGCGGCCGCTGCTCGAAGCGCTGCTGATCGGCTATGCGCGCTATCCCGATCGGCTCGTCGAGGACGCGGAAGACCTTGTCCGCCTCGAGTTGCCCG harbors:
- the dnaG gene encoding DNA primase — encoded protein: MSLPPSFLDELRARTRVSAVVGNDVKLLKAGKEFKACCPFHDEKTPSFYVNDQKGFYHCFGCGAHGDAISYLVDGRGMGFMDAVKDLAAKAGMEVPAPDPQSQKRAERRAGLVDVTEAAADWYEEQLAGIEGAQARAYLEKRGLSAAIITRFRLGFAPDDRGRLKRALDRFGVPKLVESGMLIDPEDGNREPYDRFRGRLMIPIRDPRGRVIAFGGRILGQGEPKYLNSPETPLFDKGRQLYNLDRAQAAARKAGRVIVVEGYMDVIGLDRAGIGEAVAPLGTALTEDQLRLLWRLTPSPILCFDGDAAGQRAAIRAAERALPLLGPDHSLSFVELPEGQDPDDIVRDGGPGAFEKLLETPEPLVERLWRHEIASGPLDTPEQRAGLKQRLFDHARSIQNPSLSQLYRDDWLARFDKLVGRERSPGQGGGGGGFQRKQWKKDRNGRWQPPAPPVGEAARKVSAEGVERPLLEALLIGYARYPDRLVEDAEDLVRLELPDRKLADLREKLLDAAFSAESLDPDALLPILADERLDSPSRPLMGYSFVKADADRAQAAHDLSASLETILAAAEIESALGAATERLEREFSDEAFAEQQRLLKLRGDAKDRLAMLARME